The following proteins are encoded in a genomic region of Xanthomonas cassavae CFBP 4642:
- a CDS encoding YceI family protein: MSSSLRWFAWLALWVTLPCLAQQKMHSIDPAQSRFGFEIRTRFGMKIEGFFPRFRGEVVELPDKRQQVRFRLDATQVEIPGKDRYTGWMRGEDFFDVARYPVVEFESLPYTEEAIKDGGDITGNLTIRGITHIETLHVAPAECARPGYDCDVISRGTVLRGRYGMNAWQMALGDRVTFILRGRLQEARRP; encoded by the coding sequence GTGTCATCGTCGCTGCGCTGGTTCGCCTGGCTCGCGCTCTGGGTCACGCTCCCCTGCCTGGCGCAGCAGAAGATGCATTCCATCGACCCGGCGCAATCGCGCTTCGGGTTCGAGATCAGAACCCGCTTCGGCATGAAGATCGAGGGGTTTTTCCCGCGCTTTCGCGGTGAGGTGGTGGAGCTGCCGGACAAGCGCCAGCAGGTGCGCTTCCGGCTGGATGCCACCCAGGTGGAGATCCCGGGCAAGGACCGCTATACCGGCTGGATGCGCGGGGAGGACTTCTTCGATGTCGCGCGCTACCCGGTGGTGGAATTCGAGTCGCTGCCGTACACCGAAGAGGCGATCAAGGACGGTGGAGACATCACCGGCAACCTGACCATTCGCGGAATCACCCACATTGAGACCCTGCACGTGGCTCCAGCTGAATGCGCACGGCCGGGCTATGATTGCGATGTGATCAGCCGAGGTACGGTCCTGCGTGGACGTTATGGAATGAATGCGTGGCAGATGGCCCTGGGCGACAGGGTGACGTTCATTCTGCGTGGGCGGCTGCAGGAGGCGCGGCGCCCGTGA